In the genome of Macrobrachium nipponense isolate FS-2020 chromosome 34, ASM1510439v2, whole genome shotgun sequence, one region contains:
- the LOC135208138 gene encoding golgin subfamily A member 6-like protein 22, with translation MEDFPTAIVFLGIIAKDYDNVLDCRVKELRCHTALGMVEEAQKILENLPAEYQDDCDVLVESALLCAFDAELEKAEMILTQVLDRCPNHERALKGREFLEQRAIWYSIPLMIDECEFDAVLEKITHAQSLESFFPQIRVDLARMKGNVFCKLGRLQEACDCFLAVLDKDEDQEDCRLRLALCLLLLGRHAEATVHLEELDEDIEDVEALIAAAETLERMERHGCPYDILGVAEDAALKEIERAYRKLALKSHPDKFQGPQAEREQMKEVMQRINYANDILRDADEREEYNTLRDFVKDVADKLFEDPKFPDESDDEEDESEPYEEEEEWDEEELSEEEEESDKEELSEEEEESDEEELSDEEEESDEEEESDEEEESDEEEESDEEEESDEEEESDEEELSDEEEESDEEEESDEEEESDEEEESDEEEESDEEEESDEEEESDEEEESDEEEESDEEEESNEEEETDEEEESYEEEESDEEEESDEEEESDEEEESDEEELSDEEEESDEEELSDEEEESDEEEESDEEEESDEEEESDEEELSDEEEESDEEEESDEEEESDEEEESDEEEPSEEKEEWDEEEESDEEEESDEEELSEEEEESDEEELSEEEEESDEEELSEEEEESDEEEESDEEELSEEEEESDEEEESDEEELSEEEEESDEEELSEEEEESDEEEESEEEEESDEEEESDEEEECDEEDEEDEEGE, from the coding sequence ATGGAAGATTTTCCGACAGCAATAGTTTTCCTAGGAATTATAGCAAAGGACTATGATAATGTGTTGGATTGTCGTGTCAAGGAATTGAGATGCCACACAGCTCTAGGAATGGTGGAAGAGGCCCAAAAAATACTGGAAAATTTACCTGCCGAGTATCAAGATGACTGTGATGTTCTGGTGGAGTCTGCCCTACTTTGTGCCTTTGATGCTGAGTTAGAAAAAGCTGAAATGATTTTGACTCAGGTTCTAGACCGATGTCCTAACCATGAAAGGGCACTCAAGGGAAGAGAGTTTCTGGAGCAGCGGGCGATATGGTACTCTATTCCATTGATGATAGACGAATGTGAATTCGATGCTGTTTTGGAAAAGATTACACACGCCCAGTCTCTGGAATCCTTTTTCCCGCAGATACGTGTTGACTTGGCCAGAATGAAAGGGAACGTCTTCTGCAAGCTTGGACGGCTGCAAGAAGCATGTGACTGTTTCCTCGCTGTACTGGATAAGGACGAAGATCAAGAGGACTGTAGGTTAAGACTGGCATTGTGTCTCTTGCTGCTGGGCAGACACGCTGAAGCTACGGTCCATCTTGAGGAACTAGATGAAGATATAGAAGATGTGGAAGCTTTGATCGCAGCTGCCGAAACCCTGGAAAGAATGGAACGTCATGGCTGCCCTTACGACATCCTAGGCGTTGCAGAGGATGCTGCTTTGAAGGAGATAGAAAGGGCCTACAGGAAGCTGGCCCTCAAGAGCCACCCTGATAAGTTCCAAGGGCCTCAGGCAGAGCGAGAACAAATGAAGGAAGTCATGCAAAGGATCAACTACGCTAACGACATCTTACGTGACGCCGATGAAAGAGAGGAATACAACACTCTCAGGGACTTCGTCAAGGACGTCGCGGATAAGCTGTTCGAAGATCCCAAGTTTCCCGATGAAtccgacgatgaagaagatgagtcAGAACcgtatgaggaggaggaagaatgggATGAAGAGGAACtgtctgaggaagaagaagaatctgatAAAGAGGAACtgtctgaggaagaagaagaatctgatGAAGAGGAACTAtctgatgaagaggaagaatctgatgaagaggaagaatctgatgaagaggaagaatCTGATGAGGAGGAAGAAtcagatgaagaggaagaatctgatgaagaggaagaatCTGATGAAGAGGAACTgtctgatgaagaagaagaatctgatgaagaggaagaatctgatgaagaggaagaatCTGATGAGGAGGAAGAAtctgatgaagaggaagaatCTGATGAGGAGGAAGAATCTGATGAGGAGGAAGAAtctgatgaagaggaagaatctgatgaagaggaagaatcagatgaagaggaagaatctaatgaggaggaagaaacagatgaagaggaagaatctTATGAAGAGGAAGAATCTGATGAGGAGGAAGAAtctgatgaagaggaagaatcagatgaagaggaagaatcaGATGAAGAAGAACTGtctgatgaagaggaagaatCTGATGAAGAGGAACTGtctgatgaagaggaagaatctgatgaagaggaagaatcagatgaagaggaagaatctgatgaagaggaagaatCCGATGAAGAAGAACTGtctgatgaagaggaagaatctgatgaagaggaagaatCTGATGAGGAGGAAGAAtctgatgaagaggaagaatCTGATGAAGAGGAACCGTCTGAGGAGAAGGAAGAAtgggatgaagaggaagaatctgatgaagaggaagaatCTGATGAGGAGGAACtgtctgaggaagaagaagaatctgatGAAGAGGAACtgtctgaggaagaagaagaatctgatGAAGAGGAACtgtctgaggaagaagaagaatctgatgaagaggaagaatCTGATGAAGAGGAACtgtctgaggaagaagaagaatctgatgaagaggaagaatCTGATGAAGAGGAACtgtctgaggaagaagaagaatctgatGAAGAGGAACtgtctgaggaggaggaagaatctgatgaagaggaagaatctgaggaggaggaagaatctgatgaagaggaagaatctgatgaagaggaagaatgtgatgaggaggatgaagaggacGAGGAGGGAGAATAG